The genomic DNA TCCTGGCCGGGGTGCGCATCTGACCCCATGAGCGATCTATTCTCCATTCGTGGCAAGGTGGCGCTGGTGACCGGCGGCTCGCGCGGCATCGGGCTGATGATCGCGCGCGGCTTCGTGGAGGCCGGGGCGCGCGTCTACATCTCCTCTCGCAAGAAGGAGGTCTGCGACCAGGTGGCCGCGGAGCTGTCGGCCACAGGGAGCTGCGTGTCGCTGCCGGCCGATCTGTCCAGCGGGGCGGAGGGGCGGCGGGTCGCGCAGGAGATCGGGACCCGCGAGCCGGCGCTGCACATCCTCGTGAACAACGCTGGCGCTACCTGGGGCGCCCCGCTCCAGGAGTACCCGGAGTCGGCGTGGGACAAGGTGCTGGCCATCAACGTCAAGGCGGTGTTTCACCTGACGCAGGCCCTGCTCCCGCTGCTGGAGAAGGCCGCGCGGCCCGGCGATCCGGCGCGCGTGATCAACGTGGGCTCCATCGACGGGCTCCGCGTGCCGCTGTGGGAGTCGTACGCCTACTCCGCGAGCAAGGCTGCCGTGCACCACCTCACGCGCGCCCTGGCGGTGCAGCTGGGCAGCCGGCGCATCACGGTCAATGCGATCGCTCCCGGCCCCTTCGAGAGCAAGATGATGGCCGAGACCCTGAAGCAGCTCGGCGAGGTCATCGTGGCGGCCTGCCCGCTCGGGCGCATCGGCGAGCCGGAGGACATGGCGGGGGCGGCGATCTTCCTCGCTTCCCGCGCCGGCGCCTACGTGACCGGCCAGGTCCTCGCCGTGGACGGGGGGCTGTCCATCCGCCCGTAACGACTCGGGCGCCATGACGCCCACGGCGGACATCGTCATCCCCGGCTCCTCGTGACGGCGCCGGGAGGGTGCCCGACCCGCCGGGTGCGGCCCTGGCGCTCCTGCGCTATGCTGATGGCATGCCGACACGACCAGGGAGGATGATGACCATGCGCACGATCTTGATCGCAGCCACTGTCCTGGCGTTTCTCTCACCCGCCCTCGTCGCCGAGGCGCAGATGAAGCCGATGGCACCTCCGGCCCCCGCCCAGGGCCAGGCGCCGGCAGCCTCGCAGCCGTCTGACCAGCAGTCCCAGCACCACCCGCAGGCGGCGCAGCAGAAGGCGCAGCCGAAGGCCCAGCAGAAGCCGCAACAGCAGCCTCAGCACACGATGATGGGCGGCATGATGGGCCAGGGCATGATGGGTGGCATGATGATGTGCCCGATGATGGGGCACGCGATGATGGGCGGTCAGGGCATGCAGGGCATGATGGGGCAGGGGATGATGGGTGGCCAGGGGATGCCGGGCATGACGCGCGGAAGCGGCACGATGCGCGGCCCCCTCGACATGTCGGACCCCAAGGCCGCCGCCCGGACGCTCCGGCTCCGCGGCGATCTCATGAAAGCCATGGGCGAGGTCATGCTCAAGCACGCCGAGGCCCTCGCGCAGGAGAAGTAGGCCGGGTCCCCGCGCCCGGCGGTTCCCCGGGACTCCTCAGCCGGTCAGGAGGACGGCCGTTCCCTGCACCCGGTCCTGCGCCAGGTCCTGGAGGGCGCGGTTGGCGTCGGTCAGCGCGTAGCGCGTCACGCGCGGGCGGATCGGGATGGCCGCGGCCTCGCGGAGCAGCGCTTCGCCGTCCTCGCGGGTGTTGGCGGTGACGCTCCGGAGCGTCTTCTCCCAGAAGAGGTGGCGCTCGTAGCCGAGCCCCGGCACGTCCGTCATGTGGATGCCCGCCAGTGCCAGCGTCCCGCCCTTGTCGAGGGCCTCCAGTGCCGTCGGGACGATCTCGCCGGCGGGGGCGAAGACGATGGCGGCGTCCACCTTCTCGGGGGGGCGCTCGTCGGGGCCGCCCGCCCAGCGGGCGCCGAGGTCCAGCGCGAGCCTCCGGTGGGCCGGGTCGCGCGTCACGACGTACACGGCGCAGCCCCAGGAGCGCGCGACCTGGATGGCGACATGCGCCGAGGAGCCGAAACCGTAGAGCGCCAGCCGCCCGCCGCGGGGCACACCCGAGCGACGCAGCGCCCGGTAGCCGATGATCCCCGCGCAGAGGAGCGGCGCCGTCTCGGCATCGTCAAAACCGGCCGGGATCCGATAGGCGAAGGCCGCGGGCACCGTCGTCGCTTCGGCGTAGCCGCCGTCGTGGGTCCAGCCGGTGTAGGTCGAGCCCTCGCAGAGATTCTCTCGCCCCGAGGCGCAGAAGCGGCAGCGGGCGCACGTGGAGCGCAGCCACGCGATCCCGACGCGGTCGCCCACGGCCAGACGCGAGACCCCCGCGCCCAGGGCCTCCACCACGCCCACCGCCTGGTGGCCGGGGATGAGGGGCAGCCGCCGTGGCGGCAGGTCGCCCTCGATGACGTGCAGATCGGTGCGGCAAGCGGCGCAGGCGCTCACGCGGACGCGCACCTCGCCCCGGTCAGGCTCGGGGCGCGGGAGATCGGCGAGGCGAAGCGGCGAGGAGGCGATGGACGCCTGGGCCGAGAGCACCATGGCCCGCATCGTGGCGCGCATGGGTGGGACTCGTGGTCAGCCGAGGGCGGCGAGGCTCTCGCGGCAGCGCTTGGCGAGGGGGCGCATCCCCAGCTCCTCGGCGAGGTCCCGCGCCTGCTCGTAGTGCCGGGCGGCGCTGTCGCGGTCGCCGCGGTGGCGGCAGACCTCGCCGAGAATCCAGAGCGCCCGGGCCTCGGCCGACCGCTCCGCGAGGCGATGGGCGAAGGCGATGGCCTCGCGGGCAGAGGCCTCCGCCAGGTCCAGCTCGCCGGCGTGGAGCTGGGCCTCCGCCACGTGGCGGACGTGATCGCCACGCTCGACGAGGGCCGCCGCCTTTTCCTGGAGCTCGACGCACTCCCGGGCTGCCGCGATCGCCTCCTGATGGCGCCCCGTCAAGGAGTAGGCGGAGGAGGCCGCCCCGAGGGCCCGCATGAGCTGCCCCGCGAACTTCCGCTCCCGGCAGATCGCGACCGCCCCTTCCAGCACCCCGAGGGCCTCTCCGGCCCTGCCCCTCTCGGTGAGGAGCCGGCCCCGGGCGATCATGAGCGGCACCTCGCTGTAGAGATGCCTGGCGGCCTGGACGACGCGCTCGCCGCGCTCGATGAGGGCCAGCGCCCGCTCCGGATCTCCCATTGCCAGCAGGCACAGCGCCCCGAGCGCGCAGGAACCACAGTAGGGGAGGCCCGACAGCCCGAATCGCTCCGTGGCCCGCGGCCCTTCCAGGCGCTCGATGACGCGGCTGAAATGCTCGAGGGCCAGCGGGTACTGGCCGACGGCCAGGTGGGCGCAGCCAATGTAATAGTGCCCGGTGACGAGGAGCCCCAGATCCCCGCGCCGCTCGGCGGTCTCGAGGCCGCGCCGCCCGTAGGCGATGGCCTCGCGCTGCTCCCCCTTGGCCCAGTGGTACTGGGTGAAGAACGAGTAGACCACGTCGAGGCGGTCCGTCTCGCCGTGCCGCGTGGCGAGCCCCTCGGCCTCCTTGAAGATCTCGAAGAGGCGGTCCAGCTGTCCCGCGCGCCAGAGCGGGGCGCGGAGCGCGAGGCGCACGTCCACGCCGAGGCGGCCGGTCTCGGGGCTCTCGGGCAGCCGGCCGAGGGCCTCGAGGGCCTGCTCGTAGAACTCGACAGCGCGCGCGTCCGTGCAGAGGGCCGCCGCGCGGTCCCCGGCCTGCCTGGCGTAGCGGGCGGCCTTCGGCCACACCTCGCCGCGGACGAAGTGATGGGCCAGCTCCTCGACGTGCTCCTCGACACGGTCCGCGTGCAGCTCCTCGATGGTGGCGCCGATGCGGGCGTGGAGGTCCCGGCGCCGCGCGAGGAGGATGGACTCGTAGGCCACGTCCTGGGTGAGGACGTGCTTGAAGACGTACTCGAGGTCGGCGGCACCCATCTTCTCGTAGACAAACTCCAGCGCCTTGAGATCCCCCAGCGCGCGCTCAACGCGATCCGTCGCCTCGGCGACGCGCCGGAGGAGGCGGAGGGCGAACTCGCGGCCGATCACCGAGGCGATCTGCACCGTGCGCTTCTGCTCCTCGCCGAGCCGGTCGATGCGCGCGGCGATCAGGTCCTGGACGCGGTCGGGCACCACGATGGCGGAGGCCGGGCACGCCAGCGTGAGCCGGCCGCCCTCGGGATGCACGGCGCCGCTCTCCACCAGCGCGCGACCGATCTCCTCGAGGAAGAAGGGATTGCCCTCGGCCTTGCGCGCGATGATCGCCGCCAGCTCGTCCGGGAGGTCCCCGATGCCCAGCGTGGCGCGGACCAGCCGGTGGGCGTCGGCGTCCTCCAGCGGCTCGAGGACGAGCCGGGTGATGTAGGTGTGCTCGGGGAAGCGCGGCCGGTACGAGGGGCGCCAGGTCAGCACCAGGAGGATCGCCTCGCCGGCGATGCCGTTGATCAGCTCCGCCAGGTAGTCCTCGGAGGCGCTGTCGATCCACTGCAGATCCTCCACCACCAGCACCACGGGTCGCCGCTGGCTCGACCGGCGAGTGAGCTGGCTGATGGCGCGGAATATCCGCGCGCGGCGCTCGACCGGATCCATGGCGGCGATGGCGGGATCGCCCGGGTCCACGGAGAGCGCATAGCGCAGGTACGGGGCCAGCTCGCCGGGCGGCTCGCCCAGCGCCTTGAGGCCCCGCGTGACCTTCTCGATGATGGCTGACTCGCTGTCCGCCTCGCTGACAGCGAAGCCCTGACGGAGGCAGTCGGCGATCGGGAGCATCGCCGTGGACTGCCCGAAGGAGAGACAGCGTCCCTCCAGCCAGGTCGCCGCTCCTCCCGCCTGGCGGCGAAGCTCCAGCAGCAGCCGGGACTTGCCGATGCCGGCCTCGCCCACGAGGGACACCACCTGGCCGCGGCCGGCCCGGGCGGCGCTCCAGGCCCGCGCGAGCGTGCCGAGCGCCTCGCGGCGCCCCAGCAGCGGCGTCAGGGGCCGGCTCTCGGCCACGCTCCTGGGTTCGCCCAGCGCCCAGGCCGCCACGGGCTCGGCGCGGTTCTTGAGCACGACCGTGCCGAGGGAAGTCAGGTGGAAGTACGGCTCGATGAGCCGGCGCGTGGTATCGGCCAGGACGACCTGGCCCGGCTCGGCCATCTGCTGCATCCGCGCGGCGACGTTCGTGGTGTCGCCGACGGCGGTGTAGTCCATGCGCAGGTTGTCGCCGATGGCCGCGACCACCACGAGCCCGGTGTTGAGTCCCAGGCGCACGCGGAAGTCCACACCGCGCCGGCCCTTGAGCTCCTCGCGGTAGGCTCCGAGCGCGCGCTGCATCCCCAGGGCTGCCAGTGCCGCCCGCCGGGCGTGGTCCTCGTGGGCGACCGGGGCGCCGAAGAGCGCCATGAGCCCGTCGCCCAGGAACTGGTTCACCGTGCCCTCGTAGCGGTGCACCGACGCGAGCATGAGCTCGAAGGCGCGGTTCATGAGGGTGTGGACCTCCTCCGGGTCGAGGCGCTCCGCCAGCGAGGTGAAGCCCGAGACGTCCGCGAAGAGGACGGTGACCTGCTTCCGCTCGCCCTGGAGCGCCGTCCTGTCCTTGAGGATGCGCTCGGCCAGGTGCTGGGGGGTGTAGCCGCTGGGAGCCGCGCGACGCCGGTCGTCCTCGGAGCCGAGGCCGGCGTCGCGCGGGGCCGGGGGCGGATCGGCCGCGGCGCCCACGCCGCCCGCCAGGCGCGCGCCGCAGTCGCCGCAGAACTTCTTGCCGGGGGAGAGGCGGGCCCCGCAGGCCGGGCAGACGGTGTCCAGGCGCGCGCCGCACTCCTCGCAGAACTTGGCGCCGGGGCGCGTGGCGGCTCCGCAGGCTGAGCAGGCCATCCGGGTCATTGTGCCACGGTGGGGCCGACGAGAGAAGGCTTGCGGCCCCGTCACGCAGCGGGGTAGGCTACCGGATGGCGGTAGCGCCGCAGCGGGGTGACCCGACCGTCTGGCCCACGGTCAACATGCGGCAGCATGGGCGGGGAGAGGGGGAGACGCTGGCGGAGCGAGGTGACGCGACCCTCTCGCCCACGGTCAACATGCGGCAGCATGTTGAAGATGGTAGATGGAGACCAGTCATGAGCGGACTCGGC from Candidatus Rokuibacteriota bacterium includes the following:
- a CDS encoding SDR family oxidoreductase, with translation MSDLFSIRGKVALVTGGSRGIGLMIARGFVEAGARVYISSRKKEVCDQVAAELSATGSCVSLPADLSSGAEGRRVAQEIGTREPALHILVNNAGATWGAPLQEYPESAWDKVLAINVKAVFHLTQALLPLLEKAARPGDPARVINVGSIDGLRVPLWESYAYSASKAAVHHLTRALAVQLGSRRITVNAIAPGPFESKMMAETLKQLGEVIVAACPLGRIGEPEDMAGAAIFLASRAGAYVTGQVLAVDGGLSIRP
- a CDS encoding zinc-dependent alcohol dehydrogenase family protein — its product is MRAMVLSAQASIASSPLRLADLPRPEPDRGEVRVRVSACAACRTDLHVIEGDLPPRRLPLIPGHQAVGVVEALGAGVSRLAVGDRVGIAWLRSTCARCRFCASGRENLCEGSTYTGWTHDGGYAEATTVPAAFAYRIPAGFDDAETAPLLCAGIIGYRALRRSGVPRGGRLALYGFGSSAHVAIQVARSWGCAVYVVTRDPAHRRLALDLGARWAGGPDERPPEKVDAAIVFAPAGEIVPTALEALDKGGTLALAGIHMTDVPGLGYERHLFWEKTLRSVTANTREDGEALLREAAAIPIRPRVTRYALTDANRALQDLAQDRVQGTAVLLTG
- a CDS encoding AAA family ATPase — encoded protein: MACSACGAATRPGAKFCEECGARLDTVCPACGARLSPGKKFCGDCGARLAGGVGAAADPPPAPRDAGLGSEDDRRRAAPSGYTPQHLAERILKDRTALQGERKQVTVLFADVSGFTSLAERLDPEEVHTLMNRAFELMLASVHRYEGTVNQFLGDGLMALFGAPVAHEDHARRAALAALGMQRALGAYREELKGRRGVDFRVRLGLNTGLVVVAAIGDNLRMDYTAVGDTTNVAARMQQMAEPGQVVLADTTRRLIEPYFHLTSLGTVVLKNRAEPVAAWALGEPRSVAESRPLTPLLGRREALGTLARAWSAARAGRGQVVSLVGEAGIGKSRLLLELRRQAGGAATWLEGRCLSFGQSTAMLPIADCLRQGFAVSEADSESAIIEKVTRGLKALGEPPGELAPYLRYALSVDPGDPAIAAMDPVERRARIFRAISQLTRRSSQRRPVVLVVEDLQWIDSASEDYLAELINGIAGEAILLVLTWRPSYRPRFPEHTYITRLVLEPLEDADAHRLVRATLGIGDLPDELAAIIARKAEGNPFFLEEIGRALVESGAVHPEGGRLTLACPASAIVVPDRVQDLIAARIDRLGEEQKRTVQIASVIGREFALRLLRRVAEATDRVERALGDLKALEFVYEKMGAADLEYVFKHVLTQDVAYESILLARRRDLHARIGATIEELHADRVEEHVEELAHHFVRGEVWPKAARYARQAGDRAAALCTDARAVEFYEQALEALGRLPESPETGRLGVDVRLALRAPLWRAGQLDRLFEIFKEAEGLATRHGETDRLDVVYSFFTQYHWAKGEQREAIAYGRRGLETAERRGDLGLLVTGHYYIGCAHLAVGQYPLALEHFSRVIERLEGPRATERFGLSGLPYCGSCALGALCLLAMGDPERALALIERGERVVQAARHLYSEVPLMIARGRLLTERGRAGEALGVLEGAVAICRERKFAGQLMRALGAASSAYSLTGRHQEAIAAARECVELQEKAAALVERGDHVRHVAEAQLHAGELDLAEASAREAIAFAHRLAERSAEARALWILGEVCRHRGDRDSAARHYEQARDLAEELGMRPLAKRCRESLAALG